In Desulfobotulus pelophilus, the following proteins share a genomic window:
- the rpmC gene encoding 50S ribosomal protein L29 — protein MKVSELRSLGVKELEAKLKDFRQEHMNLRFRHATAQLDNTASLRLIKRGIARAMTVIQERKSKGQDA, from the coding sequence ATGAAAGTAAGTGAATTGAGATCGCTTGGCGTGAAAGAGCTTGAGGCAAAACTGAAAGATTTCAGGCAGGAACACATGAACCTGCGCTTCCGTCATGCGACGGCACAGCTCGATAATACGGCATCCCTCAGGCTGATAAAAAGAGGGATTGCTCGCGCCATGACGGTGATCCAGGAACGGAAATCCAAAGGGCAGGATGCGTAA
- the rpsJ gene encoding 30S ribosomal protein S10, whose product MMNAKIRIRLRAYDHKLLDQSALDIVDTAKKTGAKIVGPIPLPTSINKFCVLRSPHVNKKSREQFEVRTHKRMLDILEPTQQTVDALMKLDLSPGVDVEIKL is encoded by the coding sequence ATGATGAACGCGAAAATCAGAATCAGGCTGCGGGCCTACGATCACAAGTTGCTGGATCAGTCTGCGCTGGATATCGTGGATACCGCTAAGAAGACCGGTGCCAAGATAGTCGGCCCGATTCCGCTTCCGACGAGCATAAACAAGTTTTGTGTTCTTCGGTCTCCCCATGTCAACAAGAAGTCCCGGGAGCAGTTTGAGGTCCGGACTCACAAGCGCATGCTTGACATTCTGGAGCCGACCCAGCAGACGGTCGATGCTTTGATGAAGTTGGATCTGTCTCCCGGCGTAGACGTGGAGATCAAACTGTAA
- the rplD gene encoding 50S ribosomal protein L4, producing MAVVDVWNQKGEKVSELELSDSVFNVEVKPAVLHEVVKMQLATRRAGTACVKNRSDIKGSTRKLFRQKGTGRARRGDIKSPLLRGGGVVFGPHPRSYAYSLPKKIRQLALKMALSSKLKNDNVKVLDDLSLDGIKTKNFVSVMEALKTRKTLIVISEENRNLELSARNIPGVKVLKSEGLNVYDILRYDDLLLVPSSVQSIEGRFAL from the coding sequence ATGGCTGTCGTTGATGTTTGGAATCAAAAAGGCGAGAAAGTTTCCGAATTGGAACTTTCGGATAGCGTCTTTAATGTGGAAGTGAAGCCTGCTGTGCTGCATGAGGTTGTGAAAATGCAGCTGGCAACAAGGCGGGCAGGGACTGCGTGTGTAAAAAACCGGTCCGATATCAAGGGTTCTACCCGGAAGCTGTTTCGTCAGAAGGGAACCGGTCGTGCGCGTCGGGGAGATATCAAGTCACCCCTGCTGAGAGGAGGCGGAGTGGTCTTTGGCCCGCACCCCAGGTCCTATGCGTACAGCCTGCCCAAGAAGATCAGGCAGCTGGCTCTGAAGATGGCGCTTAGCAGCAAGCTGAAGAATGACAATGTTAAGGTGCTGGATGACCTTTCACTGGACGGAATCAAAACTAAAAATTTCGTTTCGGTAATGGAAGCCTTGAAAACCCGAAAAACTCTCATCGTTATCAGTGAGGAAAATCGGAATCTGGAATTGTCCGCACGGAACATCCCGGGTGTGAAGGTTCTGAAGTCAGAGGGGCTTAATGTCTATGATATTCTTCGCTATGATGACCTCCTGTTAGTGCCGTCATCGGTTCAGAGTATCGAAGGGAGGTTCGCATTATGA
- the rpsS gene encoding 30S ribosomal protein S19, whose translation MPRSLKKGPFVDQSLFRKVVTAQEARSNKVIKTWSRRSTILPEMVGLTLAVHNGKKFIPVFISENMVGHKLGEFSPTRTYYGHAADKKSKMRK comes from the coding sequence ATGCCTCGGTCGCTGAAAAAAGGTCCGTTTGTGGATCAGAGTCTTTTTAGAAAAGTAGTTACGGCGCAGGAAGCCAGAAGTAACAAGGTTATTAAAACCTGGTCCCGGCGCTCAACCATTCTTCCCGAAATGGTCGGCCTTACGCTGGCTGTTCATAACGGCAAGAAGTTTATTCCGGTTTTTATCTCGGAGAACATGGTGGGGCACAAGCTTGGTGAGTTTTCACCTACGCGGACTTACTATGGTCATGCTGCGGATAAAAAATCCAAAATGAGGAAGTAA
- the rplV gene encoding 50S ribosomal protein L22 — MEVKAVTRYARISPQKVRMIIDAVKGKPVDAGINVLHFMPQKAAGILGKTLKSAVANADQQEIDVDSLYVKNVFVDQGPSLKRFRPRARGRGSRILKRTSHITVIVAEKTA, encoded by the coding sequence ATGGAGGTTAAAGCAGTTACCCGATATGCACGCATCTCTCCCCAGAAAGTACGCATGATCATCGATGCTGTTAAAGGGAAGCCGGTGGATGCGGGGATTAATGTGTTGCATTTTATGCCGCAGAAAGCTGCCGGGATTCTGGGAAAAACGCTCAAGTCTGCTGTGGCCAATGCGGATCAGCAGGAAATCGACGTCGACTCCCTTTATGTGAAAAATGTATTTGTAGACCAGGGACCATCCCTCAAAAGATTCCGCCCCCGTGCTCGCGGAAGGGGTTCCCGGATTCTGAAACGGACCAGCCATATCACGGTCATCGTTGCCGAGAAGACGGCCTAG
- the rpsC gene encoding 30S ribosomal protein S3 produces MGQKVNPTGLRLGVIRTWDSRWYAKKNYADFIYEDFKIRTFLKKRLGHAGVSKIEIERSNKRVRLRIFTARPGIVIGKKGAEIAQLKKDLGKVISQEVLIDIQEVRKPELDAQLVAESVAQQLERRVAFRRAMKRGVSSAMRFGAEGVKIICAGRLGGAEMARTEWYKEGRIPLHTLRADIDYGFAEAKTTYGQIGVKVFIFKGEVLSKDKVQAAAAR; encoded by the coding sequence TTGGGTCAGAAAGTTAATCCGACTGGACTGAGATTGGGAGTCATTAGAACCTGGGATTCCCGCTGGTATGCTAAGAAGAATTATGCGGACTTTATTTATGAAGATTTTAAAATCCGTACTTTTCTGAAAAAGCGTCTGGGACATGCCGGCGTATCAAAAATTGAAATTGAACGTTCCAACAAACGCGTACGCCTGCGAATTTTTACGGCACGCCCCGGAATTGTGATCGGGAAAAAGGGAGCGGAAATCGCTCAGCTGAAAAAAGATCTGGGCAAGGTGATTTCACAGGAAGTCCTGATTGATATTCAGGAAGTACGTAAGCCTGAGTTGGATGCACAGCTGGTGGCAGAAAGTGTTGCCCAGCAGCTGGAGAGGCGTGTGGCCTTCCGTCGTGCAATGAAAAGAGGCGTTTCTTCCGCCATGCGTTTTGGCGCGGAGGGTGTGAAGATTATTTGTGCAGGCCGCCTTGGGGGCGCAGAAATGGCCCGGACGGAGTGGTATAAAGAGGGACGTATTCCCCTGCATACACTGCGGGCGGATATTGATTACGGTTTCGCCGAAGCCAAGACAACATACGGACAGATTGGTGTGAAGGTATTTATCTTCAAAGGCGAAGTACTGAGCAAGGACAAAGTTCAGGCGGCTGCCGCTCGGTAG
- the rplW gene encoding 50S ribosomal protein L23: MNTHDILIRPLNTEKTNILLEEGNKVTFEVAPEANRIEVKKAIETVFNVKILSVHILNIKGKVKQRGRIVGKRKDWKKAIATLMPGEKIEFFDGV; the protein is encoded by the coding sequence ATGAATACCCATGACATTCTCATTCGTCCCCTGAACACGGAAAAAACCAACATCCTTCTCGAAGAAGGCAACAAGGTTACCTTCGAGGTGGCTCCTGAGGCAAATCGTATCGAAGTGAAGAAAGCTATCGAGACGGTTTTTAACGTTAAAATTCTGTCCGTTCACATCCTGAATATTAAAGGCAAAGTGAAGCAGCGTGGCAGAATTGTAGGCAAGCGGAAAGATTGGAAAAAAGCGATTGCCACGTTAATGCCTGGGGAGAAAATCGAATTTTTTGACGGCGTATAA
- the rplP gene encoding 50S ribosomal protein L16 codes for MLSPKRFKFRKQQRGRMKGAAQRGATLSFGEFGLQALECGYINSRQIESARIAMTRHVRRGGKMWIRIFPDKPITKKPAEVRMGKGKGPHDSWVAVVKPGRILYEMEGVPREKAMEALRLASYKLPVKTRFVERGDWQ; via the coding sequence ATGCTGAGTCCCAAGAGATTTAAGTTCCGGAAACAGCAGCGTGGCAGAATGAAGGGCGCAGCTCAGCGCGGAGCAACTTTGAGTTTCGGAGAGTTCGGCCTGCAGGCCCTTGAGTGTGGCTATATCAACTCCCGTCAGATTGAATCCGCACGTATCGCCATGACCCGCCATGTCCGGCGTGGCGGGAAGATGTGGATTCGGATTTTTCCGGACAAGCCCATCACAAAGAAGCCTGCTGAAGTTCGTATGGGTAAAGGGAAAGGCCCCCATGATAGCTGGGTGGCTGTAGTCAAGCCCGGACGTATTCTTTATGAAATGGAAGGAGTGCCCCGGGAGAAAGCCATGGAGGCCTTACGTCTGGCGTCCTACAAACTTCCGGTTAAAACCCGGTTCGTAGAAAGAGGCGATTGGCAATGA
- the rpoC gene encoding DNA-directed RNA polymerase subunit beta' translates to METLYDFFAKPTDPRKYSGVQISLASPQTIRDWSFGEITKPETINYRTFKPERDGLFCAKIFGPTKDYECNCGKYKRMKHRGVVCEKCGVEVIQSKVRRDRMAHIELACPVAHIWFLKSLPSKIGNLLDITLKSLEKVLYFDSYVVIDPKETGLARLQMLSDEKYYEAQDLYGASAFEAGIGAEAIQRLLETLDLETVFHQLREDIAATASVAKRQKLSKRLRIVDAFRNSGVNPVWMIMEAIPVLPPDLRPLVPLEGGRFATSDLNDLYRRVINRNNRLKRLMDLKAPDIIVRNEKRMLQEAVDVLFDNGRHGRVVTGTNKRPLKSLSDTLKGKQGRFRQNLLGKRVDYSGRSVIVVGPNLRLHQCGLPKKMALELFKPFIYHHLEQKGLVSTVKSAKKMVERETPEVWDTLDEVVKEYPVMLNRAPTLHRLGLQAFEPVLIEGKAIRLHPLVCTAFNADFDGDQMAVHLPLSVEAHIEARVLMLASNNILSPANGEPIIIPTQDIVLGLYYLTQKIAGVRGEGACFANVTEVRQAFDAGEVDMHAAVTVRLKDGSRVETTTGRVLLWELIPDGMVSSFNHIMVTTPEDRDRVAKALEGGARFTEIAQQYSKSADVYHNAYIGFLDPKEFTRIFALKGEAVQKLFAMEPGFLSGAMEEGGRFHFFEVLERQMEIPFSVVNKVMDKSTIRKLVDYAYRNLGPKGTVILADRLKDLGYGISTQGGLSVGIDDMIIPEDKWDILKKAEEKVTEINRQYTEGLITQGEKYNKIVDIWAKGTDDIANSMMEGMKKTKRHEHAEEGAVERMNAIFMMADSGARGSKDQMRQLAGMRGLMAKPSGEIIETPITANFREGLTVLQYFISTHGARKGLADTALKTANSGYLTRRLADVAQDCAVTETDCGSVHGIEVQALTEGGEVIQRLGERVLGRVTLEDVLDPFTDDAIVPANVEIDEKVLETIENAGINSIKIRSVLTCRADRGVCARCYGRDLAYGLPVEVGQAVGIIAAQSIGEPGTQLTMRTFHIGGTASRRVEQADLKARMEGVVRFDGIQVVANAEGNRVVMNRRGGEFAIVGDTGRELERHRVIYGATVKVEDGQRVKPGDLLAAWDPFTTPIITEVPGVVKYADIYSGKTMQEQVDPVTGKASRTIIESKLADIRPRISIRDESGKTAVLPTGSGMARYFLPIGAVMMVEEGDEVRAGDILAKLPRATTKTKDITGGLPRVAELFEVRKPKETAVLSEIDGYVTISKGTKGKQKVTIKPVDVGEKCEYLIPRGKHINVYDGDYVRAGEQLCGGSVNPQDILNIKGEIALAAYLVDEVQEVYRLQGVRIHDKHIEVIVRQMMRMVKIVDVGDTDFILEEQIDRQVFENVNRDVVAKGGMPAQGEPLILGITKASLSTESFISAASFQETTKVLTEAAIRAKTDALRGLKENVIMGRLIPAGTGVDEYRNLEIRVLEDIVAMAEEE, encoded by the coding sequence TTGGAAACTCTGTACGATTTTTTTGCCAAGCCGACGGACCCGAGGAAATATTCGGGTGTTCAGATTTCCCTCGCTTCTCCCCAGACGATAAGGGACTGGTCCTTTGGTGAGATTACCAAGCCTGAAACCATCAATTACCGCACCTTCAAGCCGGAGCGGGATGGCCTCTTCTGTGCTAAAATATTTGGTCCTACAAAAGACTATGAGTGTAACTGCGGCAAATACAAACGTATGAAACACCGGGGTGTTGTTTGTGAAAAATGCGGTGTTGAAGTCATTCAGTCCAAGGTACGCAGGGATCGCATGGCTCATATTGAACTGGCCTGTCCTGTGGCGCATATCTGGTTTCTGAAGAGTCTTCCCAGCAAGATAGGGAATCTTCTGGACATTACGTTGAAAAGTCTTGAGAAAGTACTGTATTTCGATTCCTATGTAGTGATTGATCCCAAAGAGACCGGCCTGGCGCGGCTTCAGATGCTTTCGGATGAGAAATATTACGAAGCTCAGGATCTTTATGGTGCCAGTGCCTTTGAAGCTGGAATCGGTGCGGAAGCCATTCAACGCCTTTTGGAAACCCTGGATCTGGAAACGGTATTTCATCAGCTGCGTGAAGATATTGCGGCAACTGCTTCTGTAGCCAAACGTCAGAAATTATCGAAGCGGCTGCGCATTGTGGATGCCTTCCGTAATTCCGGAGTGAACCCCGTATGGATGATTATGGAGGCAATTCCCGTGCTGCCTCCGGATCTGCGGCCTCTGGTTCCGCTCGAAGGCGGACGGTTTGCTACTTCCGACCTGAATGATCTGTATCGCAGGGTGATTAACAGGAACAACCGCCTGAAACGTTTGATGGATCTTAAGGCTCCTGATATTATTGTTCGGAACGAGAAGCGAATGCTGCAGGAAGCCGTGGATGTTCTGTTTGATAACGGACGGCATGGTCGTGTGGTTACGGGTACCAACAAGCGCCCTCTGAAATCACTTTCCGATACCCTTAAAGGCAAGCAGGGTCGTTTCCGGCAGAACCTTCTCGGCAAACGTGTGGATTATTCAGGTCGATCCGTAATTGTTGTTGGGCCGAATCTTCGGCTTCACCAGTGTGGTCTTCCCAAAAAGATGGCTCTGGAGCTGTTTAAGCCTTTTATCTATCATCATCTTGAGCAGAAGGGCCTGGTCTCTACGGTCAAGAGTGCTAAAAAGATGGTGGAAAGAGAGACGCCGGAGGTGTGGGATACCCTTGATGAAGTGGTCAAGGAATATCCAGTGATGCTCAACCGTGCTCCAACCCTTCACCGTCTGGGGCTTCAGGCCTTTGAGCCTGTCCTGATTGAAGGGAAAGCCATACGCTTGCATCCCCTGGTCTGTACGGCATTTAACGCAGATTTTGACGGGGACCAGATGGCCGTCCACCTGCCTCTTTCCGTAGAAGCCCATATTGAAGCCCGCGTACTGATGCTGGCGAGCAATAACATCTTAAGCCCTGCCAATGGGGAGCCCATAATTATACCGACTCAGGACATTGTTCTGGGGCTGTATTACCTGACCCAGAAAATAGCGGGTGTTAGGGGCGAAGGTGCCTGTTTTGCTAACGTGACGGAGGTACGACAGGCCTTTGATGCCGGTGAAGTGGATATGCATGCAGCCGTCACGGTACGCCTGAAAGATGGTTCGCGTGTTGAAACCACAACCGGGCGCGTTCTTCTCTGGGAGCTGATACCTGATGGTATGGTGTCGAGTTTTAACCACATCATGGTTACTACACCGGAAGACCGTGATAGGGTGGCTAAAGCCCTGGAGGGCGGAGCCCGGTTTACGGAGATCGCTCAACAGTATTCCAAGAGTGCGGATGTCTATCATAATGCCTATATCGGATTCCTTGACCCTAAAGAATTTACGCGTATTTTTGCCCTGAAAGGTGAGGCCGTGCAGAAACTCTTCGCCATGGAACCTGGGTTTTTGAGCGGGGCCATGGAAGAAGGCGGAAGATTCCACTTCTTTGAAGTGCTTGAACGGCAGATGGAGATCCCCTTTTCCGTAGTGAACAAAGTCATGGATAAGAGTACGATCCGTAAACTAGTGGATTACGCCTACAGAAACCTTGGTCCCAAGGGTACGGTTATTCTTGCCGATCGGCTTAAGGATCTGGGTTACGGGATTTCCACCCAGGGCGGCCTTTCCGTTGGCATTGATGACATGATCATTCCGGAAGATAAGTGGGATATTCTCAAAAAGGCTGAGGAAAAAGTGACGGAAATTAATCGTCAGTATACCGAAGGCCTGATTACCCAGGGTGAGAAATATAATAAGATAGTCGATATCTGGGCCAAAGGAACGGATGATATAGCCAACTCCATGATGGAGGGAATGAAAAAGACCAAACGGCACGAGCATGCTGAGGAAGGCGCTGTCGAGCGCATGAATGCCATCTTCATGATGGCGGACTCCGGCGCCCGAGGTTCTAAGGACCAGATGCGTCAGCTGGCTGGTATGCGTGGTCTTATGGCCAAACCCTCCGGCGAAATCATCGAAACTCCCATCACTGCCAACTTCCGGGAAGGACTGACGGTTCTTCAGTACTTCATCTCCACCCATGGTGCCCGTAAAGGTCTTGCGGACACGGCTCTGAAGACGGCCAACTCCGGCTATCTTACCCGTCGTTTGGCCGATGTTGCGCAGGACTGTGCCGTTACGGAGACGGACTGTGGATCCGTACATGGTATTGAGGTCCAGGCTCTCACCGAAGGCGGAGAAGTTATCCAGCGTCTCGGGGAGAGGGTGCTTGGCCGTGTTACCCTTGAAGATGTCCTCGATCCTTTTACGGATGATGCCATTGTTCCCGCTAACGTTGAAATAGATGAAAAGGTTCTTGAAACAATTGAAAATGCAGGGATTAACAGTATAAAAATACGGTCTGTACTTACCTGTCGTGCCGACAGGGGTGTCTGTGCCCGTTGCTATGGCCGGGATCTTGCCTACGGGCTGCCTGTAGAAGTTGGGCAGGCGGTGGGTATAATTGCCGCACAGAGTATCGGAGAACCAGGCACTCAGCTGACCATGCGTACCTTTCATATCGGTGGAACGGCTTCCCGTCGGGTGGAGCAGGCCGACCTGAAAGCCCGCATGGAGGGTGTTGTCCGCTTTGACGGCATTCAGGTGGTGGCCAATGCAGAAGGGAATCGCGTGGTCATGAATCGCCGTGGTGGTGAGTTTGCCATCGTGGGTGACACGGGGCGAGAGCTGGAGCGTCATCGGGTTATTTATGGTGCTACCGTCAAGGTTGAGGATGGGCAGAGGGTAAAGCCCGGAGATCTGCTGGCTGCCTGGGATCCTTTTACAACGCCCATTATTACGGAAGTACCCGGTGTTGTAAAATATGCGGATATTTATTCCGGAAAGACCATGCAGGAGCAGGTGGACCCCGTAACTGGCAAGGCCAGCCGAACAATCATCGAATCCAAACTGGCGGATATTCGCCCCCGTATTTCCATCCGTGATGAAAGTGGTAAAACGGCTGTGCTGCCGACGGGCTCCGGTATGGCCCGCTACTTTCTCCCCATCGGGGCCGTTATGATGGTCGAGGAAGGCGATGAGGTTCGTGCTGGAGATATTCTCGCCAAACTTCCTCGTGCCACCACTAAAACCAAGGATATTACAGGTGGTCTTCCCAGGGTAGCGGAGTTGTTCGAAGTCAGAAAGCCTAAAGAAACAGCCGTTCTGAGTGAAATTGATGGTTACGTGACCATATCCAAGGGGACCAAGGGTAAGCAGAAGGTCACCATCAAGCCGGTGGATGTGGGAGAAAAATGTGAGTATCTGATTCCACGAGGTAAGCATATCAATGTGTATGATGGTGACTATGTACGAGCAGGAGAGCAGCTTTGCGGTGGTTCTGTGAATCCTCAGGACATTCTGAACATTAAGGGTGAAATTGCGCTTGCTGCATACCTTGTGGACGAAGTGCAGGAAGTTTATCGTCTGCAAGGCGTGCGTATCCATGACAAGCACATTGAAGTGATTGTCCGGCAGATGATGCGCATGGTTAAAATTGTAGATGTGGGTGATACGGACTTTATTCTTGAAGAGCAGATTGACCGTCAGGTGTTTGAAAATGTGAACCGGGATGTGGTGGCAAAAGGTGGAATGCCTGCGCAGGGGGAGCCTCTGATTCTTGGTATCACGAAGGCTTCTCTGTCGACGGAAAGTTTTATTTCAGCTGCATCCTTCCAGGAAACCACCAAAGTTCTGACTGAAGCAGCGATAAGGGCAAAAACAGATGCCCTGCGTGGGCTTAAGGAGAACGTAATTATGGGTCGCCTGATTCCAGCAGGGACAGGGGTTGACGAGTACCGTAATCTGGAAATCCGGGTCCTGGAAGATATTGTTGCTATGGCAGAAGAAGAATAG
- the rpsQ gene encoding 30S ribosomal protein S17 — protein sequence MNERGMKRQQLGVVVSDKMDKTVVVRVERVIKHKLYKKYVKSHKKYAAHDEENACKTGDRVVITESRPMSKSKHWRVSKIVDKTA from the coding sequence ATGAATGAGCGTGGAATGAAACGACAGCAGCTTGGTGTCGTTGTCTCGGACAAAATGGATAAGACCGTAGTTGTCCGGGTTGAGCGGGTAATCAAGCACAAACTGTATAAAAAGTATGTGAAATCGCATAAAAAGTATGCGGCCCATGACGAGGAAAACGCCTGCAAGACAGGGGACCGTGTAGTAATCACGGAAAGCCGCCCCATGAGCAAGAGCAAACATTGGCGTGTCAGTAAAATTGTCGATAAAACGGCTTGA
- the rpsL gene encoding 30S ribosomal protein S12: MPTINQLVRKGRKRMISKISTPALKGGPQKRGVCTRVYTTTPKKPNSALRKVARVRLTTGVEVTAYIPGIGHNLQEHSVVLVAGGRVKDLPGVRYSIVRGALDTLGVADRKKSRSLYGAKKPK; encoded by the coding sequence ATGCCAACCATTAACCAGCTCGTTCGCAAGGGGCGGAAGCGTATGATCAGCAAGATCAGTACGCCAGCACTGAAGGGCGGGCCGCAGAAGCGGGGGGTCTGTACCCGTGTCTATACCACAACACCGAAGAAGCCGAACTCAGCCCTTCGGAAAGTGGCAAGGGTCCGGTTGACCACCGGAGTTGAGGTGACAGCCTACATTCCCGGTATTGGTCATAACCTTCAGGAGCACTCTGTTGTGCTTGTTGCAGGCGGCCGTGTAAAAGACCTTCCAGGTGTGCGCTATTCCATCGTTCGTGGGGCACTGGACACCCTGGGTGTTGCGGACCGGAAGAAGAGCCGGTCTCTGTACGGTGCTAAAAAACCCAAGTGA
- the rplB gene encoding 50S ribosomal protein L2: MAIKKVKPTSAGRRSQEYSAFDEITKTTPEKSLLRTLKKSGGRNVNGRITCRHRGGGHRRHYRIVDFKRDKENIPAKVAAIEYDPNRSARIALLHYADGEKRYILAPFNLKVGDTVQAGEAADIRPGNTLPLANIPLGTHIHNIELKMGKGGQIVRAAGASAQLMAKEDGYALVKLPSGEVRMVLLRCKATIGELGNKEHANLSLGKAGRKRWMGVRPSVRGVAMNPVDHPMGGGEGRSSGGRHPCTPWGKPTKGYRTRKNKATDKYIVRRRSK, from the coding sequence ATGGCAATTAAGAAAGTAAAGCCTACATCGGCGGGTCGCAGAAGTCAGGAGTATTCTGCGTTTGACGAGATTACCAAAACCACGCCTGAAAAAAGTCTGCTGCGTACCCTCAAGAAGAGCGGTGGCCGGAACGTCAATGGACGTATAACCTGTCGGCACCGGGGTGGCGGACACAGACGGCATTATCGTATTGTAGATTTCAAAAGGGACAAGGAAAATATTCCGGCTAAAGTTGCGGCCATTGAATACGATCCCAACAGATCGGCGCGCATTGCTCTTCTTCACTATGCAGACGGTGAGAAGCGTTATATACTTGCCCCGTTCAATCTTAAGGTGGGAGACACGGTTCAGGCTGGTGAAGCAGCGGATATCCGCCCTGGCAACACGCTTCCACTAGCCAATATTCCCTTGGGTACCCATATCCATAATATTGAGCTAAAAATGGGCAAAGGCGGTCAGATTGTCCGGGCAGCCGGTGCCTCCGCTCAGCTTATGGCAAAAGAAGACGGCTACGCCCTTGTGAAGCTTCCTTCAGGAGAGGTCCGTATGGTCCTTCTGCGTTGCAAAGCCACCATCGGTGAGCTTGGCAATAAAGAACACGCCAACCTTTCTCTGGGAAAAGCCGGGCGAAAACGCTGGATGGGTGTTCGGCCCAGCGTGCGTGGTGTGGCCATGAACCCCGTGGATCATCCCATGGGTGGTGGTGAAGGCCGTTCTTCCGGTGGGCGTCATCCCTGTACTCCCTGGGGCAAACCCACAAAGGGCTACAGAACCCGTAAGAACAAGGCCACCGACAAGTACATTGTACGACGGCGTTCCAAATAA
- the rpsG gene encoding 30S ribosomal protein S7, protein MPRRREVPERKVIPDAKYGSVLMSQFINKLMRDGKKSTAEAILYDAFDILAEKSGELPLETFEKALENVKPMLEVKSRRVGGASYQVPTDVRPKRRTALAIRWLITYSRARSEKTMASRLAAEFLDAANKRGASVKKREDTHRMAEANKAFAHYRW, encoded by the coding sequence ATGCCCAGAAGAAGAGAAGTTCCGGAGAGGAAAGTTATTCCGGACGCAAAGTATGGCAGCGTCCTCATGAGTCAGTTCATTAATAAGCTGATGCGGGATGGAAAAAAAAGTACAGCAGAAGCCATCCTCTATGATGCCTTTGATATTCTGGCTGAAAAAAGCGGCGAGCTTCCGCTGGAAACCTTTGAAAAAGCGTTGGAAAATGTAAAGCCGATGCTGGAAGTAAAATCCCGCAGGGTAGGGGGGGCTTCCTATCAGGTGCCGACGGATGTTCGTCCTAAGCGTCGTACGGCTCTTGCCATTCGGTGGTTGATCACCTACTCCCGCGCGCGGAGTGAAAAAACCATGGCCAGCCGTCTGGCGGCCGAGTTCCTGGATGCGGCCAACAAGCGTGGTGCTTCTGTAAAGAAGCGTGAAGACACCCACCGTATGGCTGAAGCGAACAAGGCCTTTGCCCATTACCGCTGGTAG
- the rplC gene encoding 50S ribosomal protein L3, whose product MCKGLIAKKLGMTRIFNQDGNSIPVTVVQAGPCVVTQIKTVETDGYNALQVAYGPKKEQRVNKPMKGHFAKAGEHCFSVVKEFAVEDPTQFTLGQEVTVDLFKVGDLVDVVGTTQGKGFAGTVKRHGFHRGPVTHGSHNVREPGSVGCSAWPSRIVKGKKMPGHMGVERKTARNLQIVDIRPEDNLLLIKGAVPGHKTGILEIKKRKYQK is encoded by the coding sequence ATGTGCAAAGGACTGATCGCAAAAAAGCTGGGGATGACCAGGATTTTTAACCAGGATGGGAACAGCATTCCCGTTACCGTCGTCCAGGCCGGTCCCTGTGTTGTTACCCAGATTAAAACTGTTGAAACCGATGGGTACAATGCGCTGCAAGTAGCCTATGGCCCTAAAAAAGAGCAGCGTGTGAACAAGCCCATGAAAGGGCATTTTGCCAAAGCAGGAGAGCATTGCTTTTCTGTGGTGAAAGAGTTTGCAGTGGAAGATCCTACTCAGTTCACGCTGGGCCAGGAGGTCACGGTAGACCTCTTCAAGGTTGGGGATCTTGTGGATGTGGTTGGGACCACTCAGGGTAAGGGGTTTGCTGGTACCGTAAAGCGCCACGGTTTTCATCGTGGACCGGTAACCCATGGTTCCCATAATGTTCGTGAACCCGGTTCTGTAGGATGTTCGGCATGGCCCTCCCGTATTGTGAAAGGCAAGAAAATGCCCGGTCACATGGGAGTAGAGCGTAAAACGGCCAGAAACCTTCAGATAGTAGATATCCGCCCCGAGGATAATCTCCTCCTGATCAAGGGCGCAGTCCCCGGTCATAAAACCGGAATCCTCGAGATCAAGAAGCGGAAATACCAGAAATAG